The Setaria viridis chromosome 6, Setaria_viridis_v4.0, whole genome shotgun sequence genome contains a region encoding:
- the LOC140223177 gene encoding uncharacterized protein — MTQGDSCIAKYCSCMKTLTDALCDVSHPVQDSHLVLNLLRGLNPHFSNTTDDIANSTAGFPSFAQEWDMLSLKELCLTNEEKISNSTALLTENYSSTSSFDCTGGCRPPSGSV, encoded by the coding sequence ATGACACAGGGCGACTCTTGCATCGCTAAGTACTGCAGCTGCATGAAGACCCTCACCGACGCCCTCTGCGATGTCAGCCATCCCGTTCAAGACTCCCACCTTGTCCTGAACCTCCTCCGTGGCCTCAACCCGCACTTCTCCAACACCACCGACGACATTGCCAACTCCACCGCGGGCTTCCCATCCTTCGCCCAGGAGTGGGACATGCTCTCCCTGAAGGAACTTTGCCTCACCAACgaggagaagatctccaactccaccgccctCCTTACCGAGAACTATTCGTCGACTTCATCCTTCGACTGTACGGGCGGGTGTCGCCCACCGTCTGGTTCTGTCTAg